The Corynebacterium vitaeruminis DSM 20294 genome window below encodes:
- a CDS encoding CCA tRNA nucleotidyltransferase, protein MFRVNPESHDTPNPQLDRAAALARAQETLGQMSGFLSPLARLFADRGHRLYLVGGSVRDALLGTLGHDLDFTTEAVPLVVKQILEEFAEVVWDTGIEYGTVSAEKHGQQIEITTFRADTYDGQSRNPEVQFGDTLEGDLIRRDFRVNAMAVEIRPDGTMEFHDPVGGMDDLVGRVLDTPATPEQSFHDDPLRMLRAARFVSQLGFDVAERVRAAMSDMAEEIGRITAERVQVELDKLIAGKDPAKGIDLMVDTGLADIVYPEISALKLTQDEHRQHKDVYAHSLQVLRQAIAQEDGEPDIVLRWAALLHDIGKPATRAFNEEGHVSFHHHELVGAKLARKRMRKLKYSKQMTQDVSQLVYLHMRFHGYGEVEWTDSAVRRYVTDAGELLPRLHKLVRSDCTTRNPKKAARLQRTYDTLEERIAEIAAKEDLARVRPDLDGNEIMEILGLAPGPEVGKAWAFMKELRLERGPLEKDEAIAALREWWEKEKEN, encoded by the coding sequence ATGTTTCGGGTGAATCCCGAATCCCACGACACCCCGAATCCCCAGCTCGATCGCGCCGCGGCGCTTGCGCGCGCCCAGGAGACGCTCGGGCAGATGAGCGGCTTCCTCAGCCCGCTGGCGAGGTTGTTTGCCGACCGGGGGCACCGCCTCTACCTCGTCGGGGGCTCGGTGCGCGACGCGCTCCTCGGCACCCTGGGCCACGACCTGGATTTCACCACCGAGGCGGTACCGCTCGTCGTCAAGCAAATCTTGGAAGAGTTTGCGGAGGTCGTCTGGGATACCGGCATCGAGTACGGGACGGTCTCGGCCGAGAAGCACGGGCAGCAGATCGAGATCACGACCTTCCGCGCGGACACCTACGACGGCCAGTCGCGCAACCCCGAGGTGCAGTTCGGCGACACGCTGGAAGGCGACCTCATCCGCCGCGACTTCCGCGTGAACGCCATGGCGGTGGAGATCCGCCCCGACGGGACGATGGAGTTCCACGACCCGGTCGGCGGCATGGATGACCTCGTGGGGCGGGTCCTCGACACGCCCGCGACCCCGGAGCAGAGCTTCCACGACGATCCCCTGCGCATGCTGCGCGCGGCGCGCTTCGTCTCCCAGCTGGGCTTCGACGTGGCGGAGCGCGTGCGTGCCGCCATGTCCGACATGGCCGAGGAGATCGGCCGCATCACGGCCGAGCGTGTGCAGGTGGAGCTGGACAAGCTCATTGCCGGGAAGGATCCGGCCAAGGGAATCGACCTCATGGTGGACACCGGGCTGGCGGACATCGTCTACCCGGAGATCTCGGCGCTCAAGCTCACCCAGGACGAGCACCGCCAGCACAAGGACGTCTACGCGCACTCGCTGCAGGTGCTGCGCCAGGCCATCGCCCAGGAGGATGGCGAGCCGGACATCGTGCTGCGCTGGGCCGCGCTGCTGCACGACATTGGCAAGCCGGCCACCCGCGCCTTCAACGAGGAGGGCCACGTCTCCTTCCACCACCATGAGTTGGTGGGCGCGAAGCTCGCGCGCAAGCGGATGCGGAAGCTCAAGTACTCCAAGCAGATGACCCAGGACGTGAGCCAGCTGGTGTACCTGCACATGCGCTTCCACGGCTACGGCGAGGTGGAGTGGACGGACTCTGCGGTGCGGCGCTACGTCACCGACGCCGGGGAGCTGCTCCCCCGCCTGCACAAGCTGGTCCGCTCGGACTGCACGACCCGCAACCCGAAGAAGGCCGCGAGGCTCCAGCGTACCTACGACACCCTCGAGGAGCGCATCGCGGAGATCGCCGCGAAGGAGGACCTTGCTCGCGTGCGCCCCGACCTCGACGGCAACGAGATCATGGAGATCCTCGGACTTGCGCCGGGTCCGGAGGTGGGCAAGGCGTGGGCGTTCATGAAGGAGCTGCGGCTCGAGCGCGGCCCGTTGGAAAAGGACGAGGCCATCGCCGCCCTGCGCGAGTGGTGGGAGAAGGAAAAGGAGAACTGA
- a CDS encoding YqgE/AlgH family protein encodes MADLFADRLFNAMDRNEPASGMLLVAAPGLASDEFSRSVIMLLEHNPSTTFGVNLAARSDVAVFNVMPEWAPLAAKPQALYIGGPLNQQAVVGLGVTKPGVEIAEHPYFNRLANRLVHVDLRSDPEQIKDHVQGMRMFAGYAEWAPGQLQEEIERGDWYVAPALPSDVIAPGSVDIWGDVMRRQPMPLPLYSTYPDEVSEN; translated from the coding sequence ATGGCAGACCTGTTCGCCGATCGCCTGTTTAACGCGATGGACCGCAACGAGCCGGCCTCGGGCATGCTGCTGGTGGCCGCGCCGGGCCTGGCCAGCGACGAGTTCTCCCGCAGCGTCATCATGCTGCTCGAGCACAACCCCTCCACGACCTTCGGCGTGAACCTCGCGGCACGCTCGGACGTTGCCGTGTTCAATGTCATGCCCGAGTGGGCCCCGCTGGCGGCCAAGCCCCAGGCGCTCTACATCGGCGGCCCGCTCAACCAGCAGGCCGTGGTGGGCCTCGGCGTGACCAAGCCCGGCGTGGAGATCGCGGAGCATCCCTACTTCAACCGGCTGGCAAACCGGCTGGTCCACGTCGACCTCCGCTCGGACCCGGAGCAGATCAAGGACCACGTCCAGGGCATGCGGATGTTCGCGGGCTACGCCGAGTGGGCGCCCGGGCAGCTGCAGGAGGAGATTGAGCGCGGCGACTGGTACGTCGCCCCCGCCCTCCCCTCCGATGTGATCGCGCCGGGCAGCGTGGACATCTGGGGCGACGTCATGCGCCGCCAGCCGATGCCGCTGCCCCTCTACTCCACCTACCCGGACGAGGTGAGCGAGAACTGA
- a CDS encoding NUDIX hydrolase, whose translation MKENERSQSGGSSENKRRRRKRSRSRRRDPQQGNSTSEAKGSGEAGASRGEKSDKPKASESNSRRRRRRRVPARGNEKRRTNRNQRGRAPQKSYPSHKMETRDETSAGGLVVSGLAESVQEDGSVDLSRVYVALIGRLDRRGRLLWSMPKGHVEPGEDIAATAEREVWEETGIHGEVFADLGVIDYWFVSEGTRIHKTVHHHLLRYVDGDLNDEDPEVTEVAWIPASALIEHFAYADERKLARIAHDLLPQMAVTEHAAGRMTPR comes from the coding sequence ATGAAGGAAAACGAGAGGTCGCAATCGGGCGGATCGTCCGAGAACAAGCGCCGGCGCCGCAAGCGTTCGCGCTCGCGCCGACGCGACCCTCAGCAGGGAAATTCCACCTCCGAGGCGAAGGGCTCCGGCGAGGCCGGGGCTTCGCGCGGGGAGAAGTCCGACAAGCCGAAGGCGTCGGAAAGCAATAGCCGACGCCGCAGGCGGCGCCGCGTCCCGGCGCGCGGAAACGAGAAGCGGCGTACGAACCGCAACCAGCGCGGACGCGCCCCGCAGAAGTCGTACCCGTCCCACAAGATGGAAACGCGCGACGAGACCAGCGCTGGCGGGCTCGTCGTTTCCGGGCTGGCGGAGTCGGTGCAAGAGGACGGAAGCGTCGATCTCAGCCGCGTGTACGTCGCGCTCATCGGCCGGCTCGACCGGCGCGGGCGGCTGCTGTGGTCGATGCCGAAGGGACACGTGGAACCCGGCGAGGACATCGCCGCCACCGCCGAACGCGAGGTCTGGGAGGAGACCGGCATCCACGGCGAGGTCTTCGCGGACCTTGGCGTGATCGACTACTGGTTCGTCTCCGAGGGGACCCGCATCCACAAGACGGTGCACCACCACCTGCTGCGCTACGTCGACGGCGACCTCAACGACGAGGATCCCGAGGTCACCGAGGTGGCGTGGATCCCGGCGTCCGCGCTCATCGAGCACTTCGCCTACGCCGACGAGCGCAAGCTCGCCCGCATCGCGCACGACCTGCTGCCGCAGATGGCGGTGACGGAGCACGCCGCGGGAAGGATGACCCCGCGGTGA